Proteins from a single region of Xiphias gladius isolate SHS-SW01 ecotype Sanya breed wild chromosome 2, ASM1685928v1, whole genome shotgun sequence:
- the kmt2e gene encoding inactive histone-lysine N-methyltransferase 2E isoform X1 produces the protein MSIVIPVGVDTADTSYLDMAAGSDRPESVEASPVVVEKSSYPHQIYSSSSHHSHSYIGLPYADHNYGARPPPTPPASPPPSMLIRQGEGGLFVPGGQDEASRGTTLSTSEDGSYGADITRCICGFTHDDGYMICCDKCSAWQHIDCMGIDRQNIPETYLCERCQPRHLDRERAILLQTRKRECLSDGDTSATESGDEVPLELYSTFQHTPTTITLTTGRLGNKQADKKRKKSGEKEPPASSARAKKAFREGSRKSSRVKGAAPEQEPTEHPSLWENKIKTWMERYEEASSNQYSEDVQVLLRVKEQGDGKSLAYNTHPASFKPPVESQVQKNKKILKAVRDLAPDSLIIEYRGKFMLRQQFEANGYFFKRPYPFVLFYSKFDGLEMCVDARSFGNEARFIRRSCTPNSEVRHVIEDGMLHLYIYSLRPITKGTEITIGFDFDYGSCKYKVDCACVRGNQECPVLKHNLEPTENLGSGGRRRGSRKDKETVRDDQGQNQNMGLDGEGKGKSVGDGKQRKLSPLRLSISNNQDPELYEDLEDKTSVSNEVEMESEEQIAERRRKMANPAEQSHLPVGAASSWKGLKHKETREERKMEAILQAFARMEKREKRREQALERIGSVKSEVGGRSDIKEEPPATPETADSPAVIQPLLEVKEEPGLKPAKVKGSRNRKSFSRNRTHIGQQRRRARTISACSDLPPGSPAESVEPLTNEAPEGETPSAPEPEAISSQAPDTSPPHSSSPAPDRNRTGSKNFKTKKHFVSEWVGEKQQDRIAVRTPEPAPERPLRISSDPEVLATQLNALPGMACSPQVYSTPKHYVRFSSPFLANRSPTTPGVPTGRRRSRELPETPPTTGSCKKRWLKQALEEEGSTSPARRPSFFMPSEGPLSPSINGDSDSPLPYNGTCSLPELPTPLKKRRLSPLDACMSESSTPYGSPCATPTRADQSETPATPVLLATPPRPRTEESSTEPLPSTPTQTLSAPQESESSLESSPEVSRKPSVQEADRPPSLVSSPCIRAHSSDGLPTEAKVSVPESPQPPPAESVDCGDDRADGGVVEGSVEASSSAETCASSFPGWIKSPDRGPTGPAGLNFSPVNSNLRDLTPSHTLEPLAAPFRSEAAAGTAAGPTAGTGSLVGSQAPFSEGQGQLFYTCSEEGSSLGFSRSLNGDATGEVGGSAQNPPQKKKVSLLEYRKRQREARRSGSKTECSSPVSTVPPLTVDAFPVALETTSEPPLPPTPAALCNTAIAPTTTTIKDPQTNEEAESGGEKGEREGGEGQWTSSTSVEQARERSYHRALLLSKDKDTDGETEGGDTPSLRDCPSPSLQKTPTHTPCSPGPLAQPPGRSAKEEDGDGQSRTPNPTSQPPSKPAGLKPAPLTPTKLHATQLPSSPVHYPGSSLLHSPKPQPQGSPYRSQRALFSAQPQNQPQPQAQTGPAPFTQYNSQSAPPPPPPPPPAPSTSTAYFPSQSPSPAGPFPGFKPAVTSQYPPGSQPLMQTLPHSVHYQSSAAPPPPPPPPPHPMPGPTLLHVNLQPPPIQQHQLIMTTAPPPPPPPQGQTSQQQQQQQPPNGSTLLSLTPPPPPPPPPPAPSTNPPLQPHHFQNLGGFQPALLHPGTTANPSLPQSTYPPPLQQTGLPPPPPPPPQQSQQGQAQAAASQMPSGTRGAPASSTPFHNSGYLSTGWH, from the exons ATGAGCATAGTCATCCCAGTAGGGGTGGACACAGCAGACACCTCATACCTGGACATGGCTGCGGGCTCAGA CAGACCAGAATCGGTGGAGGCCAGCCCTGTGGTGGTGGAAAAGTCCAGCTACCCACACCAGATCTACAGCAGCAGTTCACACCATTCCCACAGTTACATTGGCCTGCCTTACGCT GACCATAACTATGGGGCGCGGCCCCCACCTACGCCGCCggcctcccctcccccctccatGTTGATTCGACAAGGAGAGGGAGGGTTGTTTGTTCCAGGGGGCCAGGACGAAGCATCCAGGGGCACCACGCTCAGCACCTCAGAAGATGGCAGCTACGGGGCTGACATCACCCGCTGCATCTGTGGCTTCACCCACGATGATGGCTACATGATCTGCTGTGACAAGTGCAG TGCCTGGCAGCATATAGACTGCATGGGCATCGACAGGCAGAACATTCCTGAGACCTACCTGTGTGAACGGTGCCAACCACGGCACCTGGATAGAGAGAGGGCCATCCTGCTGCAGACCAGGAAGCGAGAATGTTTGTCTG ATGGGGACACCAGTGCTACAGAGAGTGGAGATGAGGTGCCGCTAGAGCTGTACTCCACCTTCCAACACACACCTACCACCATCACCCTGACTACTGGGCGCCTTGGCAATAAACAGGCCGATAAAAAACGTAAAAAGAGTGGTGAAAAGGAGCCTCCAGCATCCTCTGCCCGCGCTAAGAAG GCCTTCCGAGAGGGGTCCAGAAAGTCCTCCAGAGTAAAG GGTGCAGCTCCAGAGCAGGAGCCAACAGAGCACCCGTCTCTTTGGGAGAACAAGATCAAGACGTGGATGGAGCGTTATGAGGAGGCCAGCAGCAATCAGTACAGTGAGGACGTCCAGGTCCTGTTGCGTGTTAAAGAGCAAGGCGACGGCAAGAGCCTGGCCTACAACACGCATCCAGCCTCTTTCAAGCCACCTGTTGAG AGTCAAGttcagaaaaacaagaagattCTAAAGGCGGTGCGAGACTTGGCCCCAGACTCCCTTATCATTGAGTACAGGGGAAAGTTCATGCTTCGACAGCAGTTCGAGGCCAATGGATACTTCTTCAAGAG GCCATACCcatttgtcttattttattctaaatttGACGGACTGGAGATGTGCGTGGACGCTCGCAGCTTTGGCAATGAAGCGCGCTTCATCCGTCGCTCCTGCACCCCCAATTCTGAA GTGCGGCACGTCATTGAAGATGGCATGctgcatttatacatttactcattGAGGCCTATCACCAAGGGCACAGAGATCACCATTGGCTTTGATTTTGACTATGGCAGCTG TAAATACAAGGTGGATTGTGCGTGTGTAAGGGGGAACCAGGAGTGCCCAGTGCTCAAGCACAACCTAGAGCCCACAGAGAACCTGGGCTCTGGGGGCCGGCGCCGAGGGAGTCGCAAGGACAAGGAGACAGTCCGGGATGATCAGGGTCAGAACCAGAACATGGGTTTGGACGGCGAGGGGAAGGGCAAGAGTGTAGGCGATGgcaaacagagaaaactttCTCCTCTCCGCCTCTCCATCTCAAACAACCAG GATCCTGAGTTATATGAGGATCTAGAAGACAAAACCTCCGTTAGCAATGAAGTAGAGATGGAGTCAGAGGAGCAGattgcagagaggaggaggaagatg GCCAACCCAGCGGAGCAGTCCCATCTCCCTGTCGGGGCGGCTTCCAGCTGGAAGGGACTGAAACACAAGGAG ACAcgagaagagaggaagatggaggcTATCCTGCAAGCCTTTGCCCGcatggagaagagagagaaacgcAGGGAGCAGGCCCTGGAGCGAATCGGTAGTGTCAAGTCAGAGGTTGGGGGCCGCAGCGACATCAAGGAAGAGCCTCCAGCCACACCTGAGACAGCAGATTCCCCAGCTGTCATACAG CCACTTCTGGAGGTGAAAGAGGAGCCAGGACTAAAGCCGGCAAAGGTCAAAGGCTCGAGAAACAGGAAAAGTTTCTCGAGAAACCGCACGCACATTGGCCAACAGCGCCGGCGAGCTCGCACCATCAGCGCTTGTTCTGACTTGCCCCCAGGCTCTCCAGCTGAGTCTGTGGAACCCCTGACCAATGAAGCCCCTGAAGGAGAAACCCCCAGCGCACCAGAACCGGAGGCCATCTCTTCCCAAGCACCAGACACCAGCCCTCCGCACAGCAGCTCACCTGCACCTGACAGAAACCGCACCGGGAGCAAGAACTTCAAAACTAAAAAG CACTTTGTCAGTGAATGGGTGGGAGAGAAGCAGCAGGACCGTATTGCAGTGCGAACCCCAGAGCCGGCCCCAGAGAGACCACTGAGAATAAGCAGTGACCCTGAGGTGCTCGCCACACAGCTGAACGCTCTACCAGGTATGGCCTGCTCGCCGCAGGTTTACAGCACGCCCAAACACTACGTCCGCTTCTCGTCCCCATTCCTGGCGAACCGCAGCCCCACCACTCCTGGAGTCCCCACAGGAAGACGGCGATCCAGGGAACTGCCAGAAACGCCACCAACCACGGGCTCCTGCAAGAAG CGATGGTTGAAGCAGGCTCTAGAGGAGGAGGGCTCCACGAGCCCAGCCAGACGACCGAGCTTCTTCATGCCCAGTGAGGGCCCTCTCAGCCCCTCCATTAATGGAGACTCTGATAGTCCTCTACCCTACAATGGCACCTGCTCGCTACCTG AGTTGCCCACACCTTTGAAAAAGCGGCGGTTGAGTCCGTTAGATGCCTGTATGTCCGAGAGCTCGACACCCTACGGCTCTCCTTGTGCCACGCCCACCAGGGCAGACCAATCGGAGACACCTGCAACACCTGTCTTATTGGCTACCCCACCACGTCCCAGAACAGAGGAGTCAAGTACAGAGCCCTTGCCCAGCACCCCAACACAGACACTTAGTGCCCCTCAGGAG AGTGAATCTTCACTGGAGAGCTCACCAGAGGTCAGCCGGAAACCCAGTGTGCAAGAG GCCGATCGCCCACCTTCGTTGGTCTCCTCTCCATGCATCAGGGCCCACAGCTCAGATGGACTCCCGACAGAAGCCAAGGTGTCTGTCCCAGAGAGTCCACAGCCTCCACCTGCGGAGTCTGTGGACTGCGGAGATGACAGGGCCGATGGTGGGGTTGTAGAAGGCAGTGTTGAGGCTTCCTCGTCTGCAGAAACATGTGCTTCCTCTTTTCCTGGCTGGATAAAAAGCCCAGATAGAGGCCCGACTGGACCAGCTGGCCTGAACTTCTCCCCAGTCAACTCAAACTTAAGGGACCTCACCCCCTCACACACCCTAGAGCCTCTGGCAGCTCCCTTCAGGTCTGAGGCTGCAGCTGGGACTGCAGCAGGGCCCACAGCAGGCACGGGGTCATTGGTTGGCTCTCAGGCACCCTTCAGCGAAGGCCAGGGGCAGCTCTTTTACACCTGCTCTGAGGAGGGAAGTTCACTCGGGTTCTCACGCTCACTGAACGGGGATGCCACCGGCGAGGTAGGAGGGTCAGCTCAGAACCCTCCACAGAAGAAAAAG GTTTCCCTGCTAGAATACAGGAAACGCCAACGAGAAGCTCGTCGCAGCGGCTCCAAGACGGAGTGCAGCTCTCCTGTTTCCACCGTGCCGCCTCTGACCGTGGACGCCTTCCCTGTTGCCCTAGAGACCACCAGTGAGCCTCCTCTACCCCCTACTCCCGCAGCTCTCTGCAACACCGCCATcgcccccaccaccaccactataAAGGACCCCCAAACAAATGAGGAGGCGGAGTCTggtggagagaaaggagagagggaaggaggagaagggcAGTG GACGTCGTCGACTTCTGTAGAGCAGGCCCGAGAACGGAGCTACCACAGAGCTCTGCTGCTCAGCAAAGATAAAGACACAG ATGGTGAGACAGAGGGTGGCGATACACCTTCACTGAGAGATTGTCCTTCGCCAAGTCTTCAAAAGACCCCGACCCACACG cccTGCTCTCCCGGTCCTCTCGCCCAGCCTCCCGGTCGGTCAGCGAAGGAGGAAGACGGCGATGGTCAATCTCGGACGCCAAATCCAACAAGCCAGCCGCCGAGCAAGCCTGCAGGACTTAAGCCGGCTCCTCTGACCCCCACCAAGCTACATGCCACCCAATTGCCCTCCTCTCCGGTCCACTACCCTGGATCCTCACTCCTCCACTCTCCCAAGCCTCAGCCTCAGGGCTCGCCCTACCGCAGCCAGAGGGCACTGTTCTCTGCTCAGCCTCAAAACCAGCCGCAGCCCCAGGCTCAGACTGGCCCTGCTCCTTTCACCCAGTATAATTCACAGAGtgctccaccaccaccacctcctcctccaccagcaccaTCGACCTCCACAGCATATTTTCCCAGCCAGAGCCCCTCACCTGCTGGACCCTTCCCTGGGTTTAAACCTGCTGTCACGTCCCAATACCCTCCTGGTTCTCAGCCCCTGATGCAGACTCTTCCCCACAGCGTGCACTATCAGAGCTCAGCTGCTCCACCGccgccacctcctccacctccgcACCCAATGCCTGGCCCCACCCTGCTGCACGTCAACCTGCAGCCTCCTCCCATCCAACAGCACCAGCTCATAATGACCACcgcccctcctccacctcctcccccacaGGGCCAGACCtcccaacagcagcagcagcagcagcctcctaACGGCAGCACGCTGCTGTCACTCACCCCTCCTCCGccgcctccacctcctcccccgGCACCATCAACCAACCCCCCGTTGCAGCCCCACCACTTTCAGAACTTAGGGGGGTTTCAGCCGGCATTGCTACACCCAGGCACCACTGCCAACCCTTCATTGCCCCAGTCTACGTACCCTCCACCCCTTCAGCAGACCGGactgcctccacctcctcctcctcctccccaacAGAGTCAACAAGGCCAGGCCCAGGCTGCCGCCTCCCAGATGCCTTCTGGGACTCGTGGAGCTCCTGCGTCATCGACGCCCTTCCACAACTCGGGGTACCTGAGCACAGGGTGGCACTGA
- the kmt2e gene encoding inactive histone-lysine N-methyltransferase 2E isoform X5: MSIVIPVGVDTADTSYLDMAAGSDRPESVEASPVVVEKSSYPHQIYSSSSHHSHSYIGLPYADHNYGARPPPTPPASPPPSMLIRQGEGGLFVPGGQDEASRGTTLSTSEDGSYGADITRCICGFTHDDGYMICCDKCSAWQHIDCMGIDRQNIPETYLCERCQPRHLDRERAILLQTRKRECLSDGDTSATESGDEVPLELYSTFQHTPTTITLTTGRLGNKQADKKRKKSGEKEPPASSARAKKAFREGSRKSSRVKGAAPEQEPTEHPSLWENKIKTWMERYEEASSNQYSEDVQVLLRVKEQGDGKSLAYNTHPASFKPPVESQVQKNKKILKAVRDLAPDSLIIEYRGKFMLRQQFEANGYFFKRPYPFVLFYSKFDGLEMCVDARSFGNEARFIRRSCTPNSEVRHVIEDGMLHLYIYSLRPITKGTEITIGFDFDYGSCKYKVDCACVRGNQECPVLKHNLEPTENLGSGGRRRGSRKDKETVRDDQGQNQNMGLDGEGKGKSVGDGKQRKLSPLRLSISNNQANPAEQSHLPVGAASSWKGLKHKETREERKMEAILQAFARMEKREKRREQALERIGSVKSEVGGRSDIKEEPPATPETADSPAVIQPLLEVKEEPGLKPAKVKGSRNRKSFSRNRTHIGQQRRRARTISACSDLPPGSPAESVEPLTNEAPEGETPSAPEPEAISSQAPDTSPPHSSSPAPDRNRTGSKNFKTKKHFVSEWVGEKQQDRIAVRTPEPAPERPLRISSDPEVLATQLNALPGMACSPQVYSTPKHYVRFSSPFLANRSPTTPGVPTGRRRSRELPETPPTTGSCKKRWLKQALEEEGSTSPARRPSFFMPSEGPLSPSINGDSDSPLPYNGTCSLPELPTPLKKRRLSPLDACMSESSTPYGSPCATPTRADQSETPATPVLLATPPRPRTEESSTEPLPSTPTQTLSAPQESESSLESSPEVSRKPSVQEADRPPSLVSSPCIRAHSSDGLPTEAKVSVPESPQPPPAESVDCGDDRADGGVVEGSVEASSSAETCASSFPGWIKSPDRGPTGPAGLNFSPVNSNLRDLTPSHTLEPLAAPFRSEAAAGTAAGPTAGTGSLVGSQAPFSEGQGQLFYTCSEEGSSLGFSRSLNGDATGEVGGSAQNPPQKKKVSLLEYRKRQREARRSGSKTECSSPVSTVPPLTVDAFPVALETTSEPPLPPTPAALCNTAIAPTTTTIKDPQTNEEAESGGEKGEREGGEGQWTSSTSVEQARERSYHRALLLSKDKDTDGETEGGDTPSLRDCPSPSLQKTPTHTPCSPGPLAQPPGRSAKEEDGDGQSRTPNPTSQPPSKPAGLKPAPLTPTKLHATQLPSSPVHYPGSSLLHSPKPQPQGSPYRSQRALFSAQPQNQPQPQAQTGPAPFTQYNSQSAPPPPPPPPPAPSTSTAYFPSQSPSPAGPFPGFKPAVTSQYPPGSQPLMQTLPHSVHYQSSAAPPPPPPPPPHPMPGPTLLHVNLQPPPIQQHQLIMTTAPPPPPPPQGQTSQQQQQQQPPNGSTLLSLTPPPPPPPPPPAPSTNPPLQPHHFQNLGGFQPALLHPGTTANPSLPQSTYPPPLQQTGLPPPPPPPPQQSQQGQAQAAASQMPSGTRGAPASSTPFHNSGYLSTGWH; this comes from the exons ATGAGCATAGTCATCCCAGTAGGGGTGGACACAGCAGACACCTCATACCTGGACATGGCTGCGGGCTCAGA CAGACCAGAATCGGTGGAGGCCAGCCCTGTGGTGGTGGAAAAGTCCAGCTACCCACACCAGATCTACAGCAGCAGTTCACACCATTCCCACAGTTACATTGGCCTGCCTTACGCT GACCATAACTATGGGGCGCGGCCCCCACCTACGCCGCCggcctcccctcccccctccatGTTGATTCGACAAGGAGAGGGAGGGTTGTTTGTTCCAGGGGGCCAGGACGAAGCATCCAGGGGCACCACGCTCAGCACCTCAGAAGATGGCAGCTACGGGGCTGACATCACCCGCTGCATCTGTGGCTTCACCCACGATGATGGCTACATGATCTGCTGTGACAAGTGCAG TGCCTGGCAGCATATAGACTGCATGGGCATCGACAGGCAGAACATTCCTGAGACCTACCTGTGTGAACGGTGCCAACCACGGCACCTGGATAGAGAGAGGGCCATCCTGCTGCAGACCAGGAAGCGAGAATGTTTGTCTG ATGGGGACACCAGTGCTACAGAGAGTGGAGATGAGGTGCCGCTAGAGCTGTACTCCACCTTCCAACACACACCTACCACCATCACCCTGACTACTGGGCGCCTTGGCAATAAACAGGCCGATAAAAAACGTAAAAAGAGTGGTGAAAAGGAGCCTCCAGCATCCTCTGCCCGCGCTAAGAAG GCCTTCCGAGAGGGGTCCAGAAAGTCCTCCAGAGTAAAG GGTGCAGCTCCAGAGCAGGAGCCAACAGAGCACCCGTCTCTTTGGGAGAACAAGATCAAGACGTGGATGGAGCGTTATGAGGAGGCCAGCAGCAATCAGTACAGTGAGGACGTCCAGGTCCTGTTGCGTGTTAAAGAGCAAGGCGACGGCAAGAGCCTGGCCTACAACACGCATCCAGCCTCTTTCAAGCCACCTGTTGAG AGTCAAGttcagaaaaacaagaagattCTAAAGGCGGTGCGAGACTTGGCCCCAGACTCCCTTATCATTGAGTACAGGGGAAAGTTCATGCTTCGACAGCAGTTCGAGGCCAATGGATACTTCTTCAAGAG GCCATACCcatttgtcttattttattctaaatttGACGGACTGGAGATGTGCGTGGACGCTCGCAGCTTTGGCAATGAAGCGCGCTTCATCCGTCGCTCCTGCACCCCCAATTCTGAA GTGCGGCACGTCATTGAAGATGGCATGctgcatttatacatttactcattGAGGCCTATCACCAAGGGCACAGAGATCACCATTGGCTTTGATTTTGACTATGGCAGCTG TAAATACAAGGTGGATTGTGCGTGTGTAAGGGGGAACCAGGAGTGCCCAGTGCTCAAGCACAACCTAGAGCCCACAGAGAACCTGGGCTCTGGGGGCCGGCGCCGAGGGAGTCGCAAGGACAAGGAGACAGTCCGGGATGATCAGGGTCAGAACCAGAACATGGGTTTGGACGGCGAGGGGAAGGGCAAGAGTGTAGGCGATGgcaaacagagaaaactttCTCCTCTCCGCCTCTCCATCTCAAACAACCAG GCCAACCCAGCGGAGCAGTCCCATCTCCCTGTCGGGGCGGCTTCCAGCTGGAAGGGACTGAAACACAAGGAG ACAcgagaagagaggaagatggaggcTATCCTGCAAGCCTTTGCCCGcatggagaagagagagaaacgcAGGGAGCAGGCCCTGGAGCGAATCGGTAGTGTCAAGTCAGAGGTTGGGGGCCGCAGCGACATCAAGGAAGAGCCTCCAGCCACACCTGAGACAGCAGATTCCCCAGCTGTCATACAG CCACTTCTGGAGGTGAAAGAGGAGCCAGGACTAAAGCCGGCAAAGGTCAAAGGCTCGAGAAACAGGAAAAGTTTCTCGAGAAACCGCACGCACATTGGCCAACAGCGCCGGCGAGCTCGCACCATCAGCGCTTGTTCTGACTTGCCCCCAGGCTCTCCAGCTGAGTCTGTGGAACCCCTGACCAATGAAGCCCCTGAAGGAGAAACCCCCAGCGCACCAGAACCGGAGGCCATCTCTTCCCAAGCACCAGACACCAGCCCTCCGCACAGCAGCTCACCTGCACCTGACAGAAACCGCACCGGGAGCAAGAACTTCAAAACTAAAAAG CACTTTGTCAGTGAATGGGTGGGAGAGAAGCAGCAGGACCGTATTGCAGTGCGAACCCCAGAGCCGGCCCCAGAGAGACCACTGAGAATAAGCAGTGACCCTGAGGTGCTCGCCACACAGCTGAACGCTCTACCAGGTATGGCCTGCTCGCCGCAGGTTTACAGCACGCCCAAACACTACGTCCGCTTCTCGTCCCCATTCCTGGCGAACCGCAGCCCCACCACTCCTGGAGTCCCCACAGGAAGACGGCGATCCAGGGAACTGCCAGAAACGCCACCAACCACGGGCTCCTGCAAGAAG CGATGGTTGAAGCAGGCTCTAGAGGAGGAGGGCTCCACGAGCCCAGCCAGACGACCGAGCTTCTTCATGCCCAGTGAGGGCCCTCTCAGCCCCTCCATTAATGGAGACTCTGATAGTCCTCTACCCTACAATGGCACCTGCTCGCTACCTG AGTTGCCCACACCTTTGAAAAAGCGGCGGTTGAGTCCGTTAGATGCCTGTATGTCCGAGAGCTCGACACCCTACGGCTCTCCTTGTGCCACGCCCACCAGGGCAGACCAATCGGAGACACCTGCAACACCTGTCTTATTGGCTACCCCACCACGTCCCAGAACAGAGGAGTCAAGTACAGAGCCCTTGCCCAGCACCCCAACACAGACACTTAGTGCCCCTCAGGAG AGTGAATCTTCACTGGAGAGCTCACCAGAGGTCAGCCGGAAACCCAGTGTGCAAGAG GCCGATCGCCCACCTTCGTTGGTCTCCTCTCCATGCATCAGGGCCCACAGCTCAGATGGACTCCCGACAGAAGCCAAGGTGTCTGTCCCAGAGAGTCCACAGCCTCCACCTGCGGAGTCTGTGGACTGCGGAGATGACAGGGCCGATGGTGGGGTTGTAGAAGGCAGTGTTGAGGCTTCCTCGTCTGCAGAAACATGTGCTTCCTCTTTTCCTGGCTGGATAAAAAGCCCAGATAGAGGCCCGACTGGACCAGCTGGCCTGAACTTCTCCCCAGTCAACTCAAACTTAAGGGACCTCACCCCCTCACACACCCTAGAGCCTCTGGCAGCTCCCTTCAGGTCTGAGGCTGCAGCTGGGACTGCAGCAGGGCCCACAGCAGGCACGGGGTCATTGGTTGGCTCTCAGGCACCCTTCAGCGAAGGCCAGGGGCAGCTCTTTTACACCTGCTCTGAGGAGGGAAGTTCACTCGGGTTCTCACGCTCACTGAACGGGGATGCCACCGGCGAGGTAGGAGGGTCAGCTCAGAACCCTCCACAGAAGAAAAAG GTTTCCCTGCTAGAATACAGGAAACGCCAACGAGAAGCTCGTCGCAGCGGCTCCAAGACGGAGTGCAGCTCTCCTGTTTCCACCGTGCCGCCTCTGACCGTGGACGCCTTCCCTGTTGCCCTAGAGACCACCAGTGAGCCTCCTCTACCCCCTACTCCCGCAGCTCTCTGCAACACCGCCATcgcccccaccaccaccactataAAGGACCCCCAAACAAATGAGGAGGCGGAGTCTggtggagagaaaggagagagggaaggaggagaagggcAGTG GACGTCGTCGACTTCTGTAGAGCAGGCCCGAGAACGGAGCTACCACAGAGCTCTGCTGCTCAGCAAAGATAAAGACACAG ATGGTGAGACAGAGGGTGGCGATACACCTTCACTGAGAGATTGTCCTTCGCCAAGTCTTCAAAAGACCCCGACCCACACG cccTGCTCTCCCGGTCCTCTCGCCCAGCCTCCCGGTCGGTCAGCGAAGGAGGAAGACGGCGATGGTCAATCTCGGACGCCAAATCCAACAAGCCAGCCGCCGAGCAAGCCTGCAGGACTTAAGCCGGCTCCTCTGACCCCCACCAAGCTACATGCCACCCAATTGCCCTCCTCTCCGGTCCACTACCCTGGATCCTCACTCCTCCACTCTCCCAAGCCTCAGCCTCAGGGCTCGCCCTACCGCAGCCAGAGGGCACTGTTCTCTGCTCAGCCTCAAAACCAGCCGCAGCCCCAGGCTCAGACTGGCCCTGCTCCTTTCACCCAGTATAATTCACAGAGtgctccaccaccaccacctcctcctccaccagcaccaTCGACCTCCACAGCATATTTTCCCAGCCAGAGCCCCTCACCTGCTGGACCCTTCCCTGGGTTTAAACCTGCTGTCACGTCCCAATACCCTCCTGGTTCTCAGCCCCTGATGCAGACTCTTCCCCACAGCGTGCACTATCAGAGCTCAGCTGCTCCACCGccgccacctcctccacctccgcACCCAATGCCTGGCCCCACCCTGCTGCACGTCAACCTGCAGCCTCCTCCCATCCAACAGCACCAGCTCATAATGACCACcgcccctcctccacctcctcccccacaGGGCCAGACCtcccaacagcagcagcagcagcagcctcctaACGGCAGCACGCTGCTGTCACTCACCCCTCCTCCGccgcctccacctcctcccccgGCACCATCAACCAACCCCCCGTTGCAGCCCCACCACTTTCAGAACTTAGGGGGGTTTCAGCCGGCATTGCTACACCCAGGCACCACTGCCAACCCTTCATTGCCCCAGTCTACGTACCCTCCACCCCTTCAGCAGACCGGactgcctccacctcctcctcctcctccccaacAGAGTCAACAAGGCCAGGCCCAGGCTGCCGCCTCCCAGATGCCTTCTGGGACTCGTGGAGCTCCTGCGTCATCGACGCCCTTCCACAACTCGGGGTACCTGAGCACAGGGTGGCACTGA